One part of the Gossypium raimondii isolate GPD5lz chromosome 1, ASM2569854v1, whole genome shotgun sequence genome encodes these proteins:
- the LOC105780108 gene encoding kinesin-like protein KIN-14N isoform X1 — protein sequence MGSKNQNKPPFQHNTTLTTTSTITPSSLKKKYIADVVSEDKGQRLGFEKMVGTANNGRLRLAFSLVNGSQDLDLSSAPASNAGSECGGIEFTREDVEALVNEKMKYKNKFNYKERCENMMEYIKRLRLCIKWFQELEGEYAFEQEKLRNASELTERRCSEMEVALNNKEEELNLIILELRKSLASLQDKLAKEESEKKAAVDSLTKEKEARTSIERSQASLSEELEKVQGELDGANQRIASINDMYKLLQEYNSSLQLYNSKLQTDLDTAHETIKRGEKERSAIVENLHTLRGQHKSLQDQLMSSIASQDEVMKQKDALLNEVACLRMELHQTREDREHYQQQVQSLAAEVSKYKELATNSSELEEKCLSQGNQIQILHDQLAVAERKLQMSDMSIFETRNEFEGQKKLIEELQNRLEDAEFKLIEGEKLRKKLHNTILELKGNIRVFCRVRPQLPDDSSSNQAKVFSYPTSMEYLGRGIDMTQNAQKHSFTFDKVFMPDASQEEVFVEISQLVQSALDGYKVCIFAYGQTGSGKTYTMMGKPGQPDEKGLIPRSLEQIFQTKQALQPQGWRYEMQVSMLEIYNETIRDLLSTNKDASRIENGVAGKQYTIKHDANGNTQVSDLTIVDVQSSREVKYLLDRAAHSRSVGKTQMNEQSSRSHFVFTMRITGVNESTEQQVQGVLNLIDLAGSERLSKSGSTGDRLKETQAINKSLSSLADVIFALAKKEDHVPFRNSKLTYLLQPCLGGDSKTLMFVNISPEPSSAGESLCSLRFAARVNACEIGTPRRQLNMRTSESRLSYG from the exons ATGGGTTCAAAGAACCAGAACAAACCTCCATTTCAACATAACACTACTCTCACAACTACTTCCACTATCACCCCAAGCTCTTTAAAA AAGAAATACATTGCTGATGTGGTGAGTGAAGATAAGGGACAAAGGCTTGGATTTGAAAAAATGGTTGGCACTGCAAATAATGGTAGGCTCAGACTAGCTTTCTCACTTGTAAATGGCTCCCAAGATCTTGACCTCAGTAGCGCACCTGCGAGTAATGCGGGTTCAGAATGTGGTGGCATTGAGTTCACTAGAGAGGATGTGGAAGCATTAGTGAATGAGAAAATGAAGTACAAGAACAAATTTAACTATAAG GAGAGATGTGAGAATATGATGGAGTATATAAAGAGACTTAGGCTATGCATTAAGTGGTTCCAAGAACTTGAGGGAGAGTATGCATTTGAGCAAGAGAAATTAAGAAATGCTTCGGAATTGACTGAGAGAAGATGCTCTGAAATGG AGGTGGCTCTAAACAACAAGGAGGAAGaacttaatttgattattttggagCTTAGAAAAAGCTTGGCTTCCTTACAAGATAAGCTCGCAAAAGAAGAATCAGAGAAGAAG GCTGCAGTAGATTCACTTactaaagaaaaagaagctcGAACTAGTATTGAAAGGTCACAAGCTTCTCTTTCAGAAGAGCTCGAGAAAGTTCAAGGCGAGCTTGATGGTGCCAATCAAAGG ATAGCATCAATTAATGATATGTACAAGCTACTACAAGAGTACAACTCGAGTTTACAGTTATACAACAGTAAACTCCAGACAGATCTTGATACAGCTCATGAAACCATTAAGCGAGGAGAGAAAGAGAGATCAGCCATAGTGGAGAATCTTCACACCTTAAGGGGTCAACATAAATCATTGCAAGATCAACTTATGTCATCTATA GCTTCCCAAGATGAAGTTATGAAGCAGAAAGATGCTTTGCTGAATGAAGTTGCATGCCTTAGAATGGAGTTACACCAGACCCGAGAAGATCGTGAACACTATCAACAGCAAGTGCAAAGTCTAGCTGCTGAAGTATCGAAATACAAAGAGTTGGCTACCAATTCAAGCGAATTAGAG GAAAAATGCTTGTCACAAGGCAATCAAATACAAATTTTGCACGACCAACTAGCAGTTGCAGAGAGGAAATTACAG ATGTCTGATATGTCCATATTCGAGACAAGAAATGAATTTGAAGGGCAAAAGAAACTCATTGAGGAGTTGCAGAATCGCTTGGAAGATGCAGAATTTAAGCTTATAGAAGGGGAAAAGCTGCGTAAGAAGTTGCATAATACTATATTG GAATTGAAAGGGAACATCCGTGTATTTTGTAGAGTGCGGCCTCAATTGCCTGATGACAGTTCAAGTAATCAGGCAAAGGTTTTCTCTTATCCCACGTCAATGGAATATCTGGGACGTGGCATTGACATGACACAAAATG CGCAAAAGCATTCTTTCACTTTTGACAAAGTATTTATGCCTGATGCATCACAAGAGGAAGTTTTTGTAGAAATATCACAACTTGTCCAAAGTGCTCTTGACGGTTACAAG GTTTGCATTTTTGCCTATGGGCAAACAGGTTCGGGTAAAACCTATACCATGATGGGAAAACCAGGTCAACCAGATGAGAAGGGATTAATACCACGCTCATTAGAGCAAATATTTCAAACTAAGCAAGCACTTCAACCTCAAGGCTGGAGATATGAAATGCag GTCTCCATGTTAGAAATATACAATGAAACCATTCGTGATTTATTATCAACAAACAAGGATGCATCACGAATCGAAAATGGTGTTGCTGGAAAGCAATATACTATTAAACATGATGCAAATGGAAACACACAAGTTTCAGATCTTACTATTGTGGATGTTCAAAGTAGCAGAGAGGTCAAGTATCTTTTAGACCGAGCTGCTCATAGCAG ATCTGTTGGAAAAACTCAAATGAATGAACAATCATCAAGAAGTCATTTTGTTTTCACTATGCGAATAACTGGTGTTAATGAG AGCACAGAACAACAAGTACAAGGTGTCTTGAATCTGATTGATCTTGCTGGAAGTGAGCGTCTTTCCAAGAGTGGCTCAACAGGGGACCGATTAAAGGAGACTCAA GCAATTAATAAAAGTCTATCATCTTTAGCTGATGTTATATTTGCATTGGCAAAGAAGGAGGATCATGTACCATTTAGAAACTCCAAGCTCACTTATCTTCTTCAG CCCTGTCTAGGTGGAGACTCAAAGACTTTAATGTTTGTAAATATATCTCCTGAACCCTCCTCGGCAGGTGAGTCCCTCTGCTCGTTGCGTTTCGCAGCCAGGGTAAATGCTTGCGAGATAGGTACTCCACGACGACAACTCAACATGAGGACTTCAGAATCTCGTTTGAGCTACGGCtga
- the LOC105780108 gene encoding kinesin-like protein KIN-14N isoform X2, whose amino-acid sequence MVGTANNGRLRLAFSLVNGSQDLDLSSAPASNAGSECGGIEFTREDVEALVNEKMKYKNKFNYKERCENMMEYIKRLRLCIKWFQELEGEYAFEQEKLRNASELTERRCSEMEVALNNKEEELNLIILELRKSLASLQDKLAKEESEKKAAVDSLTKEKEARTSIERSQASLSEELEKVQGELDGANQRIASINDMYKLLQEYNSSLQLYNSKLQTDLDTAHETIKRGEKERSAIVENLHTLRGQHKSLQDQLMSSIASQDEVMKQKDALLNEVACLRMELHQTREDREHYQQQVQSLAAEVSKYKELATNSSELEEKCLSQGNQIQILHDQLAVAERKLQMSDMSIFETRNEFEGQKKLIEELQNRLEDAEFKLIEGEKLRKKLHNTILELKGNIRVFCRVRPQLPDDSSSNQAKVFSYPTSMEYLGRGIDMTQNAQKHSFTFDKVFMPDASQEEVFVEISQLVQSALDGYKVCIFAYGQTGSGKTYTMMGKPGQPDEKGLIPRSLEQIFQTKQALQPQGWRYEMQVSMLEIYNETIRDLLSTNKDASRIENGVAGKQYTIKHDANGNTQVSDLTIVDVQSSREVKYLLDRAAHSRSVGKTQMNEQSSRSHFVFTMRITGVNESTEQQVQGVLNLIDLAGSERLSKSGSTGDRLKETQAINKSLSSLADVIFALAKKEDHVPFRNSKLTYLLQPCLGGDSKTLMFVNISPEPSSAGESLCSLRFAARVNACEIGTPRRQLNMRTSESRLSYG is encoded by the exons ATGGTTGGCACTGCAAATAATGGTAGGCTCAGACTAGCTTTCTCACTTGTAAATGGCTCCCAAGATCTTGACCTCAGTAGCGCACCTGCGAGTAATGCGGGTTCAGAATGTGGTGGCATTGAGTTCACTAGAGAGGATGTGGAAGCATTAGTGAATGAGAAAATGAAGTACAAGAACAAATTTAACTATAAG GAGAGATGTGAGAATATGATGGAGTATATAAAGAGACTTAGGCTATGCATTAAGTGGTTCCAAGAACTTGAGGGAGAGTATGCATTTGAGCAAGAGAAATTAAGAAATGCTTCGGAATTGACTGAGAGAAGATGCTCTGAAATGG AGGTGGCTCTAAACAACAAGGAGGAAGaacttaatttgattattttggagCTTAGAAAAAGCTTGGCTTCCTTACAAGATAAGCTCGCAAAAGAAGAATCAGAGAAGAAG GCTGCAGTAGATTCACTTactaaagaaaaagaagctcGAACTAGTATTGAAAGGTCACAAGCTTCTCTTTCAGAAGAGCTCGAGAAAGTTCAAGGCGAGCTTGATGGTGCCAATCAAAGG ATAGCATCAATTAATGATATGTACAAGCTACTACAAGAGTACAACTCGAGTTTACAGTTATACAACAGTAAACTCCAGACAGATCTTGATACAGCTCATGAAACCATTAAGCGAGGAGAGAAAGAGAGATCAGCCATAGTGGAGAATCTTCACACCTTAAGGGGTCAACATAAATCATTGCAAGATCAACTTATGTCATCTATA GCTTCCCAAGATGAAGTTATGAAGCAGAAAGATGCTTTGCTGAATGAAGTTGCATGCCTTAGAATGGAGTTACACCAGACCCGAGAAGATCGTGAACACTATCAACAGCAAGTGCAAAGTCTAGCTGCTGAAGTATCGAAATACAAAGAGTTGGCTACCAATTCAAGCGAATTAGAG GAAAAATGCTTGTCACAAGGCAATCAAATACAAATTTTGCACGACCAACTAGCAGTTGCAGAGAGGAAATTACAG ATGTCTGATATGTCCATATTCGAGACAAGAAATGAATTTGAAGGGCAAAAGAAACTCATTGAGGAGTTGCAGAATCGCTTGGAAGATGCAGAATTTAAGCTTATAGAAGGGGAAAAGCTGCGTAAGAAGTTGCATAATACTATATTG GAATTGAAAGGGAACATCCGTGTATTTTGTAGAGTGCGGCCTCAATTGCCTGATGACAGTTCAAGTAATCAGGCAAAGGTTTTCTCTTATCCCACGTCAATGGAATATCTGGGACGTGGCATTGACATGACACAAAATG CGCAAAAGCATTCTTTCACTTTTGACAAAGTATTTATGCCTGATGCATCACAAGAGGAAGTTTTTGTAGAAATATCACAACTTGTCCAAAGTGCTCTTGACGGTTACAAG GTTTGCATTTTTGCCTATGGGCAAACAGGTTCGGGTAAAACCTATACCATGATGGGAAAACCAGGTCAACCAGATGAGAAGGGATTAATACCACGCTCATTAGAGCAAATATTTCAAACTAAGCAAGCACTTCAACCTCAAGGCTGGAGATATGAAATGCag GTCTCCATGTTAGAAATATACAATGAAACCATTCGTGATTTATTATCAACAAACAAGGATGCATCACGAATCGAAAATGGTGTTGCTGGAAAGCAATATACTATTAAACATGATGCAAATGGAAACACACAAGTTTCAGATCTTACTATTGTGGATGTTCAAAGTAGCAGAGAGGTCAAGTATCTTTTAGACCGAGCTGCTCATAGCAG ATCTGTTGGAAAAACTCAAATGAATGAACAATCATCAAGAAGTCATTTTGTTTTCACTATGCGAATAACTGGTGTTAATGAG AGCACAGAACAACAAGTACAAGGTGTCTTGAATCTGATTGATCTTGCTGGAAGTGAGCGTCTTTCCAAGAGTGGCTCAACAGGGGACCGATTAAAGGAGACTCAA GCAATTAATAAAAGTCTATCATCTTTAGCTGATGTTATATTTGCATTGGCAAAGAAGGAGGATCATGTACCATTTAGAAACTCCAAGCTCACTTATCTTCTTCAG CCCTGTCTAGGTGGAGACTCAAAGACTTTAATGTTTGTAAATATATCTCCTGAACCCTCCTCGGCAGGTGAGTCCCTCTGCTCGTTGCGTTTCGCAGCCAGGGTAAATGCTTGCGAGATAGGTACTCCACGACGACAACTCAACATGAGGACTTCAGAATCTCGTTTGAGCTACGGCtga